The Thermogemmata fonticola genome has a window encoding:
- the mutL gene encoding DNA mismatch repair endonuclease MutL, producing the protein MNRIELLPPEVVTKIAAGEVIERPASVVKELLENSVDAGASRIDVAIEGGGTELIQVVDDGTGIAAEDLPLAFATHATSKLRTVEDLFAIRTLGFRGEALASIGGVAQVLLQSRAAGVEIGAEIQCWGGQLSEVRPWNGAVGTRVEVRHLFYNVPVRKKFLKSVATEVGHICEAVIRLALACPHLHLTLRHNGKLIYDLPATVGIPERIGLFFGADVRDALYEVDSTAGPIRLWGYIADPRVDRGHARMQYLFLNGRWFRDRMITHALQEAYRGLLLSGRYPVAFLFLIVPPQQVDVNVHPTKAEVRFQDSSLIYSLIRSTIQRRLRQANLVPDWQWPDEGPPPPPAPTPPAVTGSIASPPASASPQSAGGLSPRYQQAMQTVAPWEAATRAGPPAGPTAPLAGVADSNPVESGEGHASPAPSLFPSGQEEFSPHERMPHAPPSSWEANLGSAPFSVGLTISPAPPAAPSAAAPSPGPSPETVREAEEEQIGPALQIQDTYIVQETAQGMLVIDQHALHERILFEQLRQRILQGSLEVQPLLVPEPIELTPTEAAQLLSVADILRTLGLDIVPFGGNTALIQSYPALLSRRSPQEIVRGILDYLLAHDQLPSREVLLYDLLATMACKAAIKAGDRLSPEEIAALLRLRRWAEKSHHCPHGRPTTLLISRSDLDRQFRRT; encoded by the coding sequence ATGAATCGCATCGAGTTATTGCCGCCGGAAGTGGTGACGAAAATTGCCGCCGGGGAAGTGATCGAGCGGCCGGCTTCGGTGGTCAAAGAATTGCTGGAAAACTCTGTCGACGCTGGAGCCAGCCGGATTGATGTAGCCATCGAAGGCGGCGGCACAGAATTGATCCAAGTGGTGGATGATGGGACGGGCATTGCGGCGGAGGACTTGCCACTAGCCTTTGCCACTCACGCAACCAGCAAGTTGCGAACTGTAGAAGACCTCTTTGCCATTCGTACGCTGGGCTTTCGAGGAGAGGCGTTAGCCTCGATTGGCGGTGTGGCGCAAGTGCTGCTCCAATCCCGAGCAGCGGGTGTGGAGATTGGAGCAGAAATCCAGTGTTGGGGCGGCCAACTCTCCGAGGTACGGCCGTGGAACGGAGCTGTGGGGACGCGCGTGGAAGTTCGCCACCTGTTCTATAACGTCCCCGTGCGGAAAAAATTTCTCAAAAGTGTGGCCACGGAAGTGGGACACATCTGCGAGGCGGTCATCCGCTTGGCCCTCGCCTGCCCCCACCTTCACCTAACGCTCCGGCACAACGGCAAACTCATTTACGATCTTCCCGCCACCGTGGGAATCCCCGAACGAATTGGTTTGTTTTTCGGAGCGGATGTGCGCGATGCCCTCTACGAAGTGGATTCCACAGCAGGACCGATCCGCCTGTGGGGCTATATCGCGGATCCAAGGGTTGATCGCGGCCACGCCAGAATGCAGTATTTGTTCCTCAATGGTCGTTGGTTCCGGGATCGGATGATCACCCACGCCTTGCAAGAGGCCTATCGCGGACTGCTGCTGTCCGGCCGCTATCCCGTAGCCTTTCTGTTCCTGATTGTGCCGCCGCAGCAGGTGGACGTGAATGTGCACCCTACCAAAGCGGAAGTCCGCTTCCAGGACAGTTCGCTAATCTACTCCTTGATCCGTAGCACCATTCAGCGACGCTTGCGCCAGGCCAATTTGGTGCCCGATTGGCAATGGCCCGATGAAGGACCGCCCCCTCCTCCCGCGCCGACGCCTCCAGCGGTTACTGGATCAATAGCGTCGCCGCCAGCTTCCGCTTCGCCGCAGTCTGCTGGTGGATTGTCACCTCGCTACCAGCAAGCCATGCAAACGGTGGCTCCGTGGGAAGCTGCGACTCGTGCAGGGCCGCCTGCGGGTCCGACGGCACCCCTGGCTGGTGTAGCCGACTCGAATCCCGTGGAATCAGGCGAAGGACATGCGTCGCCAGCTCCCTCGCTTTTCCCCTCGGGCCAAGAAGAATTTTCTCCTCATGAGCGAATGCCTCACGCTCCCCCTTCCTCTTGGGAGGCCAACTTGGGTTCCGCCCCCTTCTCGGTGGGGCTGACTATTTCTCCCGCACCGCCAGCGGCTCCTTCGGCGGCCGCGCCGAGTCCAGGACCGTCCCCAGAAACTGTCCGCGAGGCTGAAGAGGAACAGATCGGTCCGGCTTTGCAAATCCAGGACACTTATATCGTTCAGGAAACGGCTCAAGGGATGTTGGTGATCGACCAGCATGCCTTGCACGAACGGATTCTCTTCGAGCAATTGCGTCAGCGAATTCTGCAAGGTTCGCTGGAGGTGCAGCCTCTGTTGGTACCGGAGCCAATCGAACTCACTCCGACCGAGGCAGCCCAGTTGCTATCGGTTGCCGACATTCTCCGCACCTTGGGGCTAGACATCGTTCCCTTTGGTGGTAACACCGCGTTGATCCAGAGCTATCCTGCCCTATTGTCGCGCCGGTCGCCGCAGGAGATTGTCCGTGGCATACTGGACTATCTCCTCGCGCACGATCAGCTTCCCAGCCGGGAAGTTCTGCTCTATGATCTGCTGGCGACAATGGCCTGTAAGGCGGCTATCAAGGCCGGAGATCGCCTCAGTCCCGAAGAAATCGCAGCTTTGCTCCGCTTGCGCCGCTGGGCCGAAAAGTCCCACCACTGCCCCCACGGACGGCCCACTACCTTGCTCATCAGTCGTTCCGACCTTGATCGCCAATTCCGGCGAACCTGA
- a CDS encoding sigma-54-dependent transcriptional regulator: MSSPEEALRVLIIDDDELLAETLAESLERRGHNCTICCSGRAGLARLETEAFDIVLTDLKMAEVDGLEVVRRCKQLQAETEVFVITGYGDVRTAVEAMKLGAAHYLQKPIDLAELRAVVDHAAERIRTVRELRRQLDEKFGFEGVVGNSPKMQKVLQHLKAYAPTSASVLILGENGTGKELVARALHANSPRRGKPFVAMNCAALNENLLDDEMFGHEDGAFTGAKGPRKGRFEYAHTGTLFLDEIGDMPLSLQAKLLRVLENGEVVRIGANTPIRVDVRIIAATNKDLQQEVEAGRFRRDLYFRLRVGTIRLPSLRERKEDIPLLGAHFLKELSKRHGKPLPKVAPAVWKAFENHDWPGNVRELKNLLENMLLLDQDGELTLDDLPDDCGIKPAGLVRNSLAACGTDALIGRPLEEVERYYILKALELTQGNREETARLLGIGERTLYRKLQQWKLAEKKTTSAAEL, translated from the coding sequence ATGTCCAGTCCCGAAGAAGCCTTGCGGGTGCTCATCATCGACGATGATGAATTGCTCGCGGAGACTTTGGCGGAAAGCTTAGAGCGCCGCGGTCATAATTGCACCATCTGTTGTAGCGGCCGTGCGGGTCTGGCCCGTCTGGAAACGGAAGCATTCGACATCGTACTGACGGACCTGAAGATGGCGGAAGTGGATGGGTTGGAAGTCGTACGGCGTTGCAAGCAATTGCAGGCGGAAACCGAAGTCTTCGTGATTACGGGTTACGGCGATGTCCGCACAGCAGTGGAGGCGATGAAACTGGGAGCGGCCCATTACTTGCAGAAACCAATCGATTTGGCTGAACTGCGGGCCGTGGTCGATCACGCCGCCGAGCGGATTCGCACTGTGCGGGAGTTACGCCGCCAGTTGGATGAAAAGTTTGGCTTTGAGGGCGTTGTCGGGAACAGCCCGAAAATGCAAAAGGTGTTGCAGCATCTCAAAGCCTACGCTCCGACTTCCGCTTCCGTGCTGATTCTGGGAGAAAACGGTACGGGCAAGGAACTGGTGGCCCGAGCCCTGCACGCCAACAGTCCCCGGCGGGGCAAGCCCTTCGTAGCCATGAATTGCGCCGCTCTAAACGAGAATCTGCTCGATGACGAGATGTTCGGCCACGAAGACGGGGCCTTCACCGGTGCCAAAGGACCTCGCAAAGGGCGCTTTGAATATGCCCATACCGGCACCTTGTTCCTCGATGAAATCGGCGATATGCCCTTATCTTTGCAGGCGAAATTGCTGCGCGTCTTGGAAAACGGCGAGGTGGTACGCATCGGGGCTAATACGCCGATCCGCGTCGATGTGCGGATCATCGCCGCCACCAATAAAGACTTGCAGCAGGAAGTGGAAGCCGGACGCTTCCGCCGGGACCTCTACTTCCGCCTGCGCGTCGGTACCATTCGCCTGCCTAGCTTGCGGGAACGTAAGGAGGATATTCCCCTCTTGGGTGCCCATTTCCTCAAGGAACTCAGCAAGCGTCATGGGAAACCGCTTCCCAAAGTGGCTCCCGCCGTCTGGAAGGCCTTTGAGAACCACGACTGGCCGGGTAATGTCCGGGAACTGAAGAACCTCCTAGAAAATATGCTCCTTCTGGACCAAGATGGCGAATTGACCCTCGACGATCTCCCCGATGATTGCGGAATCAAGCCGGCAGGTCTCGTCCGCAATTCTCTGGCTGCGTGTGGAACCGATGCCCTGATTGGGCGGCCCTTGGAAGAGGTCGAGCGCTACTACATCCTCAAGGCTTTGGAACTGACCCAGGGAAACCGGGAGGAAACCGCCCGCCTCCTTGGCATCGGCGAACGCACACTCTACCGCAAACTCCAGCAATGGAAGCTGGCCGAGAAGAAAACAACCTCCGCCGCCGAGTTGTGA
- a CDS encoding PVC-type heme-binding CxxCH protein, with product MSPWILSLALLAPAQSSDGSAGNNEVGHLPRAADGRPLNLDFETGDLRDWAAEGEAFRDQPIRGDTVRRRRGDMRSRHQGEYWIGGYEKYGDKPTGTLTSVPFRVTHRWASFLVGGGPWPETCVEILCGPNVILRVSGLEEEDMRRVVVDLSQYVGQDIRIRLVDRHSGHWGHINFDDFRFHDQKPNFPERPKHHPLPPPDQYKYAGLPPQQAAQVMTVPPGFSVTLFAGEPDVHQPIAFCLDHRGRLWVIEAYTYPQRQPEKGPLIPVQPGKPAVGDKIIIFEDTNGDGKYDKRTVFLEGLNLASGIEVGFGGVWVGAAPYLLFIPDKDGDDKPDGPPQILLDGWGWQDTHETLNSFIWGPDGWLYGCHGVFTHSRVGKPGTPDKDRIPINAGIWRYHPTRHVFEVVAHGTSNPWGLDYNAWGDFFCEACVIPHMWHIVLGGRYHRQAGTHFNPYTYDDIKTIAVHRHYVGPTPHGGNNRSDSAGGGHAHCGLMCYQGGAWPKEYWGKLFMGNLHGHRLNVDIITPKGSGYVANRQPDFLLSHDRWFIPVAIKSGPDGNAYLLDWYDKQICHLPQPEKWDRTNGRIYKISYQGTRPVVGLDLSRCSDLQLVQYQEHSNDWYARMARRLLQERAYQRSLQADRPACPEDCLLEEQAYRHLVALASRHPEPTIRLRAWWTLHQVHPDGCPLLKQALQDADPHIRAWAILLACENGLPAWLTSGDLNDLYGPQETSPIVRRALVSVVLRDPSRYVPALPRLMPRWLAHAEDASDPNLPYLYWYALEPYVARQPADGLRLAAEGKIPFVQECAARRVGALGTPEALRLLVQHLVQAPGEEQRGAYLRGLQEAARGKRQLPMPEGWPQALELLLRARDSAVRQQALALAATFGDKSALTLLRKVLADPQADAGARLSALTALVDARDAEAIPLLHAAVAEPSLRASAIRALAAWDHPQTPAVLLLHYPRLTLAEKREVLATLASRLSFARELMAAIAARKIPASDVPAEIIRQLRSYKDASLDRQIAELWGIVRDSPAERKALIAQWRARLNASPPGDPILGRAIFAKTCQQCHVLYGVGGQVGPEITGANRSSLDYLLENILDPSAVIPKEYAATRIVTSDDRTIIGIIKTENNGVLTIQTERELLTLPVADIVERKPSEQSMMPDDILRQLSEWEFRCLIAYLQTTQQVPMLATPDNAKDFFNGKDLTGWDGDRTLWTVEEGAIVGRTKTGLKRNNFLVSQLAVEDFKLSLKVKLVPNKENSGIQFRSVLLPDGEMRGPQADIGAGWWGKLYEESGRGLLAKEGGEKYVKPEDWNDYVIEAIGPRVRIWINGQLCTDYTDDKLARRGVIGLQIHSGGPMEIRFKDLRLEVYPSQPAPEKKTEKK from the coding sequence ATGAGTCCGTGGATCCTCTCATTGGCGTTGCTCGCTCCCGCTCAGTCCAGCGATGGGTCTGCGGGAAATAACGAGGTGGGGCACCTGCCGCGTGCGGCCGATGGCCGTCCCTTGAATCTGGACTTTGAGACTGGCGATCTGCGAGATTGGGCGGCCGAAGGAGAGGCTTTCCGGGATCAGCCGATTCGCGGAGATACGGTACGCCGCCGCCGGGGAGACATGCGCAGCCGGCATCAGGGGGAATACTGGATCGGCGGATACGAGAAGTACGGCGACAAACCCACAGGTACGCTCACCAGCGTCCCCTTCCGAGTGACCCATCGCTGGGCTAGCTTCCTAGTCGGCGGCGGACCCTGGCCAGAAACCTGTGTGGAAATCCTCTGCGGTCCGAATGTCATCCTGCGCGTATCCGGTTTGGAAGAGGAAGATATGCGGCGGGTGGTGGTGGACCTGTCCCAATATGTGGGCCAGGACATTCGCATCCGCCTGGTAGACCGGCACAGCGGCCATTGGGGGCACATCAATTTCGACGATTTCCGCTTTCATGACCAGAAGCCGAACTTCCCCGAACGTCCAAAGCACCACCCTCTACCGCCACCGGATCAGTACAAATATGCCGGCCTGCCCCCCCAACAGGCAGCTCAGGTGATGACAGTACCGCCCGGTTTCTCCGTAACGCTCTTTGCCGGGGAACCGGATGTCCATCAACCGATCGCTTTTTGCCTGGACCATCGCGGCCGGCTGTGGGTGATCGAGGCCTATACCTATCCTCAACGCCAGCCGGAAAAGGGTCCGCTGATCCCGGTCCAGCCAGGCAAGCCAGCCGTCGGGGACAAAATCATTATCTTCGAGGATACGAATGGAGATGGCAAATACGACAAACGGACAGTTTTCCTAGAAGGGTTGAATTTGGCGTCGGGGATCGAGGTGGGATTCGGTGGAGTCTGGGTCGGTGCTGCCCCGTATCTGCTATTCATCCCGGACAAGGACGGTGACGACAAGCCCGATGGTCCGCCGCAAATCCTGCTAGATGGCTGGGGTTGGCAGGATACCCACGAAACGCTCAACAGTTTCATTTGGGGACCAGATGGCTGGCTCTACGGCTGCCACGGTGTCTTCACTCATTCCCGCGTGGGCAAACCCGGCACCCCGGATAAAGATCGCATTCCAATCAACGCCGGCATCTGGCGCTACCATCCAACCCGCCATGTTTTCGAGGTCGTGGCCCACGGAACCAGCAATCCCTGGGGATTGGATTACAACGCTTGGGGAGATTTCTTTTGTGAAGCCTGCGTCATTCCGCACATGTGGCACATCGTCTTAGGGGGTCGCTATCACCGCCAGGCAGGGACGCACTTCAACCCTTACACTTACGACGACATTAAAACCATCGCCGTGCATCGGCACTACGTTGGTCCCACTCCTCATGGAGGAAACAACCGCTCCGATAGCGCCGGCGGCGGACATGCCCATTGCGGCCTGATGTGCTACCAGGGCGGCGCGTGGCCGAAAGAATACTGGGGCAAATTGTTCATGGGCAATCTGCACGGCCACCGGCTCAATGTGGACATAATCACCCCCAAGGGCAGCGGCTATGTTGCCAATCGTCAGCCGGACTTTCTGCTCTCCCACGATCGCTGGTTCATCCCCGTCGCCATCAAGAGCGGGCCGGATGGCAATGCCTACCTGCTCGATTGGTACGACAAGCAGATTTGCCACTTGCCGCAACCGGAGAAATGGGACCGCACGAACGGACGCATTTACAAGATCAGCTATCAGGGAACCCGCCCGGTAGTGGGTTTGGACCTGTCCCGTTGCAGCGACCTGCAACTCGTGCAATATCAGGAACACAGCAACGACTGGTATGCCCGGATGGCTCGCCGCTTGTTGCAAGAGCGAGCCTATCAGCGAAGCCTGCAAGCGGACCGACCCGCCTGCCCGGAAGATTGCTTGCTGGAGGAGCAAGCCTATCGGCATTTGGTCGCGCTAGCCAGCCGGCATCCTGAGCCAACCATCCGACTGCGTGCCTGGTGGACGCTGCACCAGGTCCACCCGGATGGATGCCCGCTGCTCAAGCAAGCCTTGCAGGATGCCGACCCCCACATCCGGGCATGGGCCATCCTGCTGGCTTGTGAAAACGGCCTACCCGCATGGTTGACGAGCGGCGACCTCAACGATCTGTACGGTCCCCAAGAAACCTCCCCCATCGTGCGGCGTGCTCTGGTCTCAGTGGTGCTGCGCGATCCCTCCCGATATGTGCCCGCCCTACCCCGTTTGATGCCACGTTGGCTAGCCCACGCGGAGGATGCCAGCGACCCGAACCTGCCTTACCTGTACTGGTACGCTTTGGAACCCTACGTCGCACGACAGCCGGCGGATGGCCTACGGTTGGCAGCGGAAGGAAAAATCCCCTTCGTCCAGGAATGTGCCGCCCGCCGTGTTGGTGCCCTGGGCACTCCGGAAGCCTTACGCCTGCTCGTGCAGCATCTGGTCCAAGCACCGGGAGAGGAGCAGCGCGGGGCATATCTCCGCGGTTTGCAGGAAGCAGCACGGGGCAAGCGGCAACTTCCTATGCCGGAGGGGTGGCCTCAAGCCTTGGAACTGCTCTTGCGGGCGCGCGACAGCGCCGTGCGGCAACAAGCCCTGGCATTGGCTGCCACCTTCGGAGACAAATCCGCCCTCACCCTCCTGCGGAAAGTGTTGGCCGACCCACAGGCGGACGCCGGCGCACGCCTGTCCGCTCTGACGGCTTTGGTCGATGCTAGAGATGCCGAAGCCATTCCTCTGTTGCATGCGGCCGTGGCGGAACCATCTTTGCGAGCCAGTGCCATCCGGGCCTTGGCTGCCTGGGATCATCCCCAAACGCCTGCCGTCTTGCTCCTGCACTATCCCCGCTTGACTCTGGCCGAAAAGCGTGAAGTCCTCGCCACTCTGGCCTCCCGCCTCAGTTTCGCCAGGGAGTTGATGGCTGCCATCGCCGCACGCAAAATTCCTGCCAGCGATGTCCCAGCGGAAATCATCCGCCAGCTTCGCAGCTATAAGGACGCATCCTTAGACCGCCAAATCGCCGAGTTGTGGGGCATCGTCCGCGATTCGCCAGCCGAGCGCAAAGCGCTCATCGCACAATGGCGTGCTCGGCTCAACGCCTCGCCGCCTGGCGATCCCATCCTGGGGCGTGCGATCTTCGCCAAAACCTGCCAGCAGTGCCACGTCCTCTACGGAGTTGGCGGACAGGTCGGACCGGAAATCACGGGGGCAAACCGCTCCAGCCTGGATTATCTCCTGGAAAACATCCTCGATCCCAGTGCGGTTATCCCCAAGGAATACGCCGCCACGCGCATCGTCACCAGCGACGATCGCACTATCATCGGTATTATCAAGACAGAGAATAACGGTGTTCTGACGATCCAAACTGAACGCGAACTGCTCACGCTTCCCGTGGCAGACATCGTAGAGCGCAAGCCCTCCGAGCAGTCGATGATGCCGGATGACATCCTGCGGCAACTGAGCGAATGGGAGTTCCGCTGCCTCATCGCCTATTTGCAAACGACCCAACAGGTGCCCATGCTCGCCACACCCGACAATGCCAAGGATTTCTTCAATGGCAAGGACCTGACCGGCTGGGACGGCGACCGCACCCTCTGGACGGTGGAGGAAGGGGCCATCGTGGGCCGAACAAAAACGGGCTTGAAGCGCAACAATTTCCTCGTATCGCAACTGGCTGTGGAAGACTTCAAGCTGTCCCTCAAGGTCAAACTGGTGCCCAATAAGGAGAACAGCGGTATTCAATTCCGCAGCGTCCTCCTGCCGGATGGCGAGATGCGCGGGCCGCAAGCCGACATCGGCGCTGGCTGGTGGGGTAAACTCTATGAGGAAAGCGGGCGAGGTTTACTTGCCAAGGAAGGAGGAGAAAAATACGTCAAGCCGGAGGACTGGAACGACTACGTCATCGAAGCCATCGGCCCCCGCGTTCGCATCTGGATCAACGGCCAATTGTGCACTGACTACACCGATGACAAACTCGCACGCCGGGGAGTCATCGGGCTACAAATTCACAGCGGCGGACCTATGGAAATCCGTTTCAAAGACCTCCGCCTGGAAGTCTATCCATCTCAGCCCGCCCCGGAAAAAAAGACGGAGAAAAAATAA
- a CDS encoding ParB N-terminal domain-containing protein, whose product MTQRMTPLEIRYLPLKELKEALYNPRAVLPETSRVYHRLRRSLQSFGLVEPLVWNETTGHVVGGHFRLRILRELGVEVVPVSVVHLTPEREKALNLVLNNPEAQGRFDPKRLLAVLRELEQLPELELTGFTTATLQNLDWRPQPLNIEPISADREEIEVILCIPSPRWRQVEGELDALIRRHDLRCHVLPAGVSNSSTTAFLREGV is encoded by the coding sequence ATGACTCAGAGGATGACCCCGCTCGAAATCCGCTATTTGCCGCTGAAAGAGTTGAAGGAGGCCCTTTACAATCCGCGGGCGGTCTTGCCGGAGACGTCGCGGGTTTACCACCGATTGCGCCGGAGTCTGCAGAGCTTCGGGCTGGTCGAACCCCTGGTTTGGAATGAAACAACCGGTCATGTGGTGGGAGGTCACTTCCGCCTACGTATTCTGCGGGAGCTGGGCGTAGAAGTCGTGCCCGTCTCGGTGGTGCACCTGACACCGGAACGGGAAAAAGCCCTTAACCTTGTCCTGAATAATCCAGAGGCTCAAGGCCGCTTCGATCCCAAACGCTTGCTGGCTGTGCTCCGCGAGTTGGAGCAGTTGCCAGAGCTGGAATTGACCGGTTTTACAACCGCGACTTTGCAGAACCTGGATTGGAGGCCTCAGCCTCTGAACATCGAGCCGATCTCAGCGGACAGGGAAGAGATTGAAGTCATTCTGTGCATACCCTCCCCACGCTGGCGGCAAGTTGAAGGGGAGCTGGACGCTCTCATCCGCCGGCATGATTTGCGTTGCCATGTTCTCCCTGCCGGTGTTAGCAACTCTTCGACAACGGCATTTCTCCGAGAAGGGGTGTGA
- a CDS encoding DUF167 domain-containing protein, whose protein sequence is MTTLTVHNHPEGVVVEIWVQPRAKQNAFLGIHDGKWRIALTAPAQQGRANAALMAFLAEWLHLRRSQIVLLRGQTHRHKTLLLRDVTENQLRQHLRSLFSEGE, encoded by the coding sequence ATGACAACACTGACCGTGCACAATCACCCGGAGGGAGTCGTCGTGGAAATTTGGGTCCAGCCGAGAGCCAAACAAAACGCCTTCCTGGGAATCCATGACGGCAAGTGGCGGATCGCCTTGACTGCTCCCGCGCAACAGGGACGAGCCAACGCCGCGCTGATGGCCTTTCTGGCTGAATGGCTGCATCTACGCCGTTCGCAAATCGTCCTGCTCCGGGGTCAAACCCATCGGCACAAAACGCTGCTGCTCCGCGACGTCACAGAAAACCAACTCCGGCAACACCTCCGTTCCCTCTTTTCAGAAGGCGAGTAA
- a CDS encoding lipopolysaccharide biosynthesis protein yields MSEQHHDSAPGSSGRTMAWGALANWVAFAATLTVAFFLAPYLLRRLGEARYGVWCMVEALLAYFTLLDLGLAACLVRYVARYHALSAQQELSRYAAAAFWLYCGAAGIVLLVSLPLGLVLAPLLENRLDQADRLLPFLLLMFGQFAFTLPLSVFPTLLDGLQRFGQKSAVRLGALVLRVSGIVLVMETAPGLTGLAVVLSLSQLVEHGVMWWVVRRDLPGLSLSWRWVDRTTLREVRGYSRDAFLAMVAGRLSGQSGPIVAGLFLSAAAVAHYTLAYRLIDMGKNLLRAATTTLTPAISQREAVNDREGLRRLFLDATRAVLYLVLPVHGGLVFFGHAFLNRWLGSSSVADASYPVVLILSLTLTLGVAQSVAARVLYGVGQLRGFARWALLEGAAVLTIGLLVASFWHLMGLAVAVAIPNVLFCLWTIMAACRHTHTNWGEYWQRSCKRPLVCVTLPLIIWWTIGPIPAEWQALMIAITTGLVPYALLVLLCEGSLWSFRSGKHARHGVLRNLTAVFRGRS; encoded by the coding sequence ATGTCTGAGCAACACCATGACTCCGCTCCTGGGTCCAGTGGCCGCACCATGGCGTGGGGGGCACTGGCCAACTGGGTCGCCTTCGCCGCCACCTTAACCGTGGCTTTCTTTCTGGCTCCTTACCTGCTCCGCCGATTAGGGGAAGCCCGCTATGGCGTGTGGTGTATGGTAGAAGCCCTGCTAGCGTACTTCACTCTCCTGGACCTAGGCCTAGCAGCTTGCCTCGTCCGCTACGTGGCCCGCTACCATGCGCTGAGCGCTCAGCAAGAATTGAGCCGCTATGCCGCTGCCGCCTTCTGGCTCTACTGCGGTGCCGCTGGGATTGTGCTGCTCGTGAGTCTGCCCTTGGGCTTGGTCCTCGCCCCCCTCCTCGAAAACCGGTTGGACCAGGCCGATCGACTCCTACCATTTCTGCTTCTGATGTTCGGTCAGTTTGCCTTCACGCTGCCCCTGAGTGTGTTTCCCACTTTACTGGATGGCTTGCAAAGGTTTGGGCAGAAGAGCGCTGTGCGGTTGGGCGCTCTTGTTCTGCGAGTCAGCGGTATCGTACTGGTGATGGAGACTGCACCGGGTTTGACGGGCCTGGCCGTTGTCTTGAGCCTGAGCCAGCTTGTGGAACACGGCGTGATGTGGTGGGTTGTGCGGCGTGATTTGCCGGGTTTGTCACTCTCCTGGCGCTGGGTGGATCGGACCACCCTGCGAGAGGTGCGCGGATACAGCCGCGATGCATTTCTGGCCATGGTCGCCGGGCGGTTGAGTGGGCAGAGCGGGCCGATCGTGGCGGGCCTGTTCCTCTCGGCGGCGGCTGTGGCTCATTACACCCTGGCGTATCGCCTGATCGACATGGGAAAGAACCTGCTGCGGGCGGCCACGACTACCTTGACACCTGCCATTAGCCAGCGGGAAGCCGTGAACGACCGCGAAGGCTTGCGCCGCCTCTTCCTCGATGCGACGCGGGCGGTGCTCTACCTTGTCTTGCCGGTACACGGCGGATTGGTGTTCTTCGGCCATGCCTTTCTGAATCGCTGGCTCGGCTCTTCCAGCGTCGCCGATGCGAGTTATCCGGTGGTTCTCATTCTCTCCCTGACCCTTACCCTGGGTGTGGCCCAATCGGTGGCAGCTCGCGTGCTTTACGGTGTGGGACAGTTGCGCGGGTTTGCCCGATGGGCACTCCTGGAAGGCGCAGCGGTCCTCACCATCGGTCTGCTGGTGGCCTCCTTCTGGCATTTGATGGGACTGGCAGTTGCGGTTGCGATCCCGAATGTGCTCTTCTGCCTCTGGACCATTATGGCCGCCTGCCGCCATACTCATACGAACTGGGGGGAATACTGGCAGCGGAGTTGCAAGCGTCCCCTGGTGTGCGTCACTTTACCGCTTATCATTTGGTGGACTATAGGACCAATCCCCGCGGAATGGCAGGCTCTGATGATCGCTATCACTACTGGTTTGGTTCCCTACGCCCTGCTGGTCCTGCTTTGCGAAGGAAGCCTCTGGTCCTTTCGGTCCGGAAAACATGCAAGGCACGGTGTCCTGCGAAACTTGACCGCCGTGTTCCGTGGCCGCTCCTGA